A window of the Brassica napus cultivar Da-Ae chromosome A2, Da-Ae, whole genome shotgun sequence genome harbors these coding sequences:
- the LOC125584291 gene encoding uncharacterized protein LOC125584291: MGFSDLWIEWITRCVSSVKYHILFNGQPRGNITPVRKLRKGDLLSPYIFILCMEALVSLLNHAENQDNITGMCVSRTSPPVSYLLVVDDSLFFCKADPCECDEAMKALETYGIASSQCINYEKSFLLFGKKISEHVKEEVKASTGIANEGGMRSYLGIPEDISASKDKLVVIEERKGSADKFYTASSTYIRNVNSSTAA; the protein is encoded by the exons ATGGGATTCTCAGACTTATGGATTGAATGGATAACACGATGTGTATCGTCGGTGAAGTACCATATCCTTTTCAATGGCCAACCGAGAGGAAATATAACCCCTGTGAGGAAATTGCGCAAAGGAGATCTTTTGTCTCCTTACATATTTATTCTATGCATGGAAGCGCTtgttagccttcttaatcacGCGGAGAATCAAGACAATATAACAGGAATGTGTGTCTCACGCACTAGCCCCCCGGTATCATACCTTCTTGTTGTTGATGATAGTTtgttcttctgtaaggcggatcCTTGTGAATGTGATGAAGCCATGAAAGCTCTTGAGACATATGGGATAGCCTCTAGCCAGTGTATTAACtatgaaaaatcatttttactctttggtaagaagATATCCGAACATGTGAAGGAAGAAGTTAAAGCCTCAACTGGAATTGCAAATGAAGGAGGGATGAGATCTTATCTTGGAATCCCAGAGGACATCAGTGCCTCAAAAGATAA GTTGGTGGTTATCGAGGAGAGGAAAGGAAGTGCTGATAAATTCTATACTGCTAGCTCTACCTACATACGTAATGTCAACTCTTCTACTGCCGCTTGA